From a region of the Kwoniella mangroviensis CBS 8507 chromosome 1 map unlocalized Ctg01, whole genome shotgun sequence genome:
- a CDS encoding guanine nucleotide-binding protein subunit alpha, which produces MGGCLSTPSSPKHTNETKQVTAASSSKSPQTNVNPSSPAPATNNNGESTPTSAAGQGLAAALASTEPTAQESKGDRNRSNMIDRQLEDDSKKFKRECKILLLGSGESGKSTIVKQMKIIHQNGYSREELLSFRQIVHKNVLDSAQALIMAMRKIGVDPEEPNNRVYADRILEFRMDTDPLSVLPSDILHNVDSLWHDPVIPSVMDRSSEFYLMDSATYFFANIRKLGAADYIPDEADVLRARTKTTGISETRFNMGQLSIHMFDVGGQRSERKKWIHCFEAVTSIIFCVALSEYDQVLLEESGQNRMQESLVLFESVINSRWFLRTSVILFLNKIDLFKQKLPKIPLVQYFPEYTGGPDINKAAKYILWRFTQTNRARLSVYPHLTQATDTSNIRLVFAAVKETILQNALRDSGIL; this is translated from the exons atgggagGATGTTtatcaacaccatcatcacccaaacATACCAATGAGACGAAACAGGTCACCGCTGCTTCATCATCTAAATCCCCTCAGACCAACGTCAACCCTTCCTCACCCGCTCCAGCAACCAATAACAATGGCGAGTCCACGCCGACGAGCGCGGCAGGGCAAGGTCTAGCTGCTGCCCTGGCATCGACTGAACCTACCGCGCAGGAATCTAAGGGAGATAGAAATAGGAGTAATATGATTGATAGGcagctggaagatgattcgaaAAAGTTCAAGAGGGAATGTAAGATTCTGTTACTGG GATCCGGAGAATCAGGAAAATCTACCATCGTGAAACAGATGAAAATCATTCACCAGAACGGGTACAGCCGTGAAGAGCTGTTGAGCTTCCGTCAGATCGTACACAAAAACGTACTTGATTCAGCGCAGGCTTTGATCATGGCCATGAGGAAGATTGGGGTTGATCCGGAGGAACCAAACaacaga GTATACGCCGACCGAATCCTGGAATTCCGTATGGACACCGACCCCCTCTCCGTCCTCCCGTCGGATATCCTACACAACGTAGATTCGTTATGGCACGATCCGGTGATCCCTTCAGTGATGGACCGATCGTCCGAATTTTACCTCATGGACTCGGCCACCTACTTCTTCGCCAACATAAGGAAGTTAGGTGCAGCGGATTATATACCTGATGAAGCGGATGTGCTGAGAGCGAGAACAAAGACTACTGGTATCAGCGAAACGAGATTCAACATGGGTCAATTGTCGATCCATATGTTCGATGTGGGAGGTCAGAgatcagagagaaagaagtggatTCATT GCTTCGAAGCAGTCACTTCCATCATATTCTGTGTGGCCTTATCGGAATACGATCAAGTATTACTTGAAGAATCGGGTCAAAATAGAATGCAAGAATCCTTGGTCCTGTTCGAATCAGTCATAAATTCGCGATGGTTCTTAAGAACTTCCGTGATCTTATTCTTAAATAAGATTGATCTGTTTAAGCAGAAGTTACCCAAGATACCTCTAGTACAATACTTCCCTGAGTATACCG GTGGCCCCGATATCAACAAAGCTGCCAAATACATCCTATGGCGATTCACCCAGACCAATCGAGCGAGATTATCCGTCTACCCTCATTTGACTCAAGCGACCGATACTTCTAAT ATCCGTCTGGTATTCGCTGCAGTGAAAGAGACGATCCTTCAAAACGCTCTACGTGATTCCGGTATATTGTAA